In Balaenoptera musculus isolate JJ_BM4_2016_0621 chromosome 19, mBalMus1.pri.v3, whole genome shotgun sequence, one genomic interval encodes:
- the NKG7 gene encoding protein NKG7 isoform X2, giving the protein MEPCRSLALLTSSLGLLSLLVALSTNFWFVAEGPSSLSHSGLWTRGDQGSVKGYIHVTQSFCILAALWGLISVSFLVMSCIPSLSAPGRGPIVSTFIAFAAALSLIVAMVVYTVERWKQPGHPQIQSFFSWSFYLGWVSTVLFLCAGGLSLGAHYGAHRPGYEAM; this is encoded by the exons ATGGAGCCCTGCCGGTCCCTGGCCCTGCTCACTAGCTCCCTGGGCCTGCTGTCTCTCTTGGTGGCTCTGAGCACGAATTTCTGGTTTGTGGCCGAGGGGCCCAGCTCCTTGTCTCACTCGGGCCTCTGGACAAGGGGGGATCAGGGCTCAGTAAAAG GCTATATCCACGTGACACAGAGCTTCTGCATTCTGGCTGCCCTTTGGGGCCTGATCTCTGTGAGCTTTCTGGTCATGTCCTGCATCCCTTCACTGTCTGCCCCTGGACGCGGCCCCATCGTCTCGACCTTCATAGCCTTTGCCGCGG ccctctccctgatAGTGGCCATGGTGGTCTACACTGTCGAGCGGTGGAAACAGCCTGGACACCCCCAGATCCAGTCCTTCTTTTCCTGGTCCTTCTACCTGGGCTGGGTTTCAACTGTCCTCTTTCTCTGTGCAG GTGGCCTGAGTCTGGGAGCTCACTACGGGGCCCACCGGCCTGGCTATGAGGCCATGTGA
- the NKG7 gene encoding protein NKG7 isoform X1: MEPCRSLALLTSSLGLLSLLVALSTNFWFVAEGPSSLSHSGLWTRGDQGSVKGYIHVTQSFCILAALWGLISVSFLVMSCIPSLSAPGRGPIVSTFIAFAAGKDSGLRLGRWDLVSFCGGAEPSLLSPSPALSLIVAMVVYTVERWKQPGHPQIQSFFSWSFYLGWVSTVLFLCAGGLSLGAHYGAHRPGYEAM; this comes from the exons ATGGAGCCCTGCCGGTCCCTGGCCCTGCTCACTAGCTCCCTGGGCCTGCTGTCTCTCTTGGTGGCTCTGAGCACGAATTTCTGGTTTGTGGCCGAGGGGCCCAGCTCCTTGTCTCACTCGGGCCTCTGGACAAGGGGGGATCAGGGCTCAGTAAAAG GCTATATCCACGTGACACAGAGCTTCTGCATTCTGGCTGCCCTTTGGGGCCTGATCTCTGTGAGCTTTCTGGTCATGTCCTGCATCCCTTCACTGTCTGCCCCTGGACGCGGCCCCATCGTCTCGACCTTCATAGCCTTTGCCGCGGGTAAGGACTCCGGGCTGCGCTTGGGGCGCTGGGACCTGGTGAGTTTCTGCGGAGGGGCTGAGCCGTCTCTCTTGTCTCcgtccccagccctctccctgatAGTGGCCATGGTGGTCTACACTGTCGAGCGGTGGAAACAGCCTGGACACCCCCAGATCCAGTCCTTCTTTTCCTGGTCCTTCTACCTGGGCTGGGTTTCAACTGTCCTCTTTCTCTGTGCAG GTGGCCTGAGTCTGGGAGCTCACTACGGGGCCCACCGGCCTGGCTATGAGGCCATGTGA
- the CLDND2 gene encoding claudin domain-containing protein 2: MPEGAGGLGSERGLRGVVPEVGAPGRGTGVAIWDMEGHAGRGLRDLGVGGALANPARVVLGSSLPGMGVKRSLQSGGTLLGFLANILTILSTATNYWIRYSGGHSGLWQECSGATCSNIPCQSVLAATGACTVLAAGCSIVGLVTGLRILCQEGDSRGRTTSAIFFLCGLLLLIAVTGYTVKNAWKNDVFFSWSYFSGWLALPFSVLAGFCFLLADTIMQSTDAISGFPVCL, encoded by the exons ATGCCTGAGGGGGCAGGTGGTCTTGGGTCTGAGAGGGGCCTGAGGGGGGTGGTCCCAGAAGTAGGGGCACCAGGCAGGGGCACAGGCGTAGCCATCTGGGATATGGAGGGACACGCAGGAAGGGGTCTCAgggacctgggggtgggaggagcgtTGGCCAATCCTGCACGTGTGGTCCTAGGCAGCAGCCTCCCTGGCATGGGGGTGAAGCGGAGCCTTCAAAGTGGGGGCACCTTGCTGGGCTTCTTGGCCAACATCCTCACCATTCTGTCCACGGCCACCAACTACTGGATCCGTTACTCTGGGGGCCACAGTGGCCTGTGGCAGGAGTGCAGCGGGGCCACCTGCTCCAACATCCCCTGCCAGAGT GTGCTGGCGGCGACCGGGGCGTGCACGGTGCTGGCGGCCGGCTGCAGCATCGTGGGCTTGGTGACGGGGCTGCGGATTCTGTGCCAGGAGGGCGACTCGCGGGGCCGGACCACGAGTGCCATCTTCTTCCTCTGCG GCCTGCTGCTGCTGATCGCCGTGACAGGCTACACAGTGAAGAACGCATGGAAAAACGACGTCTTCTTCTCCTGGTCCTATTTTTCGGGGTGGCTGGCTTTACCCTTCTCTGTTCTCGCGG GCTTCTGCTTTCTGCTGGCGGACACGATCATGCAGAGCACGGATGCCATCAGTGGATTCCCCGTGTGCTTATGA